From Nitrospirota bacterium, the proteins below share one genomic window:
- a CDS encoding ABC transporter substrate-binding protein, producing MRRRSFATTLFFICLPMMIGEAAGLFPAAAAEFAILKSSNIKAYNDAVDGFKAAAPNGSTFGEYDLDGDLDRGRKLARKIRASDAALVLAVGLKAAIAAKLEIVDTPVIYVMVLDPSKHDLTAPNMTGILLEVPLDRQLGTIRSLLPGQRRVGVIYDPSKTSAVVEEARRQAKAYGLELVAAQVSSEKDVPASLRTLLPTVGALWLVPDSTVLTDESLRYILNTALDQKVPVIGFSPEFVRSGALLSLSVNYRDIGRQAGGLARRILDGHVSLPLKAVPADRIKMTLNLKTARFLGIDIPKEIEARADETY from the coding sequence GTGAGGAGACGGTCGTTCGCCACCACCCTGTTCTTCATCTGCCTGCCGATGATGATCGGCGAGGCCGCCGGTTTATTCCCCGCCGCCGCCGCCGAGTTCGCCATTCTCAAATCCTCCAACATCAAGGCGTACAACGACGCCGTCGACGGCTTCAAAGCGGCGGCGCCCAACGGCTCGACCTTCGGGGAATACGATCTGGACGGCGACCTGGACCGGGGCCGCAAGCTCGCGCGCAAGATCCGCGCGTCGGACGCCGCGTTGGTCCTGGCCGTGGGCTTGAAGGCGGCGATAGCCGCCAAACTGGAGATCGTCGATACCCCGGTCATCTACGTGATGGTGCTCGACCCCTCGAAGCATGATCTGACGGCGCCCAACATGACCGGCATCCTTCTGGAGGTGCCGCTCGACCGGCAGCTCGGCACGATCCGGTCGCTCCTGCCCGGCCAACGGCGCGTCGGCGTCATCTACGACCCGAGCAAGACCTCGGCCGTCGTGGAGGAGGCGCGCCGCCAGGCCAAGGCCTACGGCTTGGAACTCGTGGCCGCTCAAGTGTCGAGCGAAAAGGACGTGCCGGCCTCGCTGCGGACTCTGCTGCCGACCGTCGGGGCGCTGTGGCTGGTCCCGGATTCGACGGTCTTGACCGATGAGTCGCTCAGGTACATCCTAAACACGGCCTTGGACCAGAAAGTCCCGGTCATCGGCTTTTCGCCGGAATTCGTCCGGAGCGGCGCGCTGCTCAGTCTCTCGGTGAACTACAGAGACATCGGCCGCCAGGCGGGCGGTCTGGCCCGTCGGATTCTGGACGGCCACGTCAGCCTGCCGCTCAAGGCGGTTCCGGCCGACCGGATCAAGATGACCCTGAATTTGAAAACGGCGCGGTTCCTGGGCATCGACATTCCCAAGGAGATCGAAGCCCGCGCCGATGAAACGTATTGA
- a CDS encoding ATP-binding protein — protein MDRHPHQRFVSLRTKFVALSGLIIVATTSSVSWYFVQDKRAAMTERLTGLGSVLVKNLEHTAHYSIISEDRPTLATYTDGVMEVDEVVYVVITGSDGTVLAAKSKGHLTGRPDFSRSADQPLYPDPSLARRLIETPSPEPRIMHLRDPDGESFYDFALPVVQSSREKLRSQALALQLEESFKEQGAPKEPVYGVIQIGLTEAKLQRALTDIVKNIVLITSAIIAAGILGTLLLTARIITPLRSLAAMARRVAEGDLAASATPTTRDEVGQLTLLFNQMTESLKERDQAISANLETIRRQVNQLTTLNQASAAITSTLDLDKLLTTVLHLLLDNLGFARTILILYDSERGIAYTGRVAGVPPDVERKARSLEIPVQDDGSLDADLLLHGKPVLALNIETVAQRMHPDMKSLAMEVGIISFVAVPLRSKQRVLGYLAADRGSPRCTQEDLELLMTVASHVAVALDNARAYLELELLTQTLEKRVQERTQELRAANEALEEQDKRRAAFIKVASHQMRTPMAVISGSVDNMLDGLTGALTEKQSTYLLRMKKNVADLTDLINRLLSWMEIDPRRAQLTLTRCSLWEIITDLVESLQMMAEKEGVKLVVKPAPNLPPIMADRSWIREVFSNLINNAIKFTPPGGQVAIEFLVRDDGFLQTCITDTGCGIDAQELPKLFHEFVKIISSRPDKQGSRLGLAICKQAIELHGGTIWVESRLGEGSRFFFTLPLDARVT, from the coding sequence ATGGATCGCCATCCGCATCAACGTTTCGTCAGTCTGCGGACGAAGTTCGTGGCGCTCTCCGGCCTGATCATCGTGGCGACCACCTCGAGCGTGAGTTGGTATTTCGTCCAGGACAAGCGCGCGGCGATGACCGAGCGGTTGACCGGTCTGGGCTCCGTGCTGGTCAAAAATCTGGAACATACGGCCCATTATTCCATCATCAGCGAGGACCGGCCGACGCTGGCGACGTACACGGACGGCGTCATGGAAGTGGACGAAGTCGTGTACGTGGTGATCACGGGCTCGGACGGCACCGTCCTGGCGGCCAAGAGCAAGGGCCATCTCACCGGGCGGCCGGATTTTTCCCGCTCTGCCGACCAGCCGCTGTATCCGGATCCGTCCTTGGCGCGCCGCCTGATCGAGACGCCCTCGCCCGAGCCGCGGATCATGCATCTGCGGGACCCGGACGGAGAATCGTTCTACGATTTCGCCCTGCCGGTCGTGCAGTCCAGCCGGGAAAAGTTGCGCTCCCAAGCGTTGGCGCTGCAGTTGGAGGAAAGCTTCAAGGAGCAGGGTGCGCCGAAGGAGCCGGTCTACGGCGTGATCCAGATCGGCCTGACCGAGGCGAAACTCCAGCGCGCCCTGACCGACATCGTCAAGAACATCGTGCTGATCACGTCGGCGATTATCGCGGCCGGCATTCTGGGGACGCTTCTGCTCACCGCGCGGATCATCACGCCGCTGCGCAGCCTGGCGGCGATGGCGCGGCGGGTAGCCGAGGGGGATCTGGCCGCCTCGGCGACGCCCACGACCCGGGACGAAGTCGGCCAGCTCACGCTGTTGTTCAACCAGATGACGGAATCGCTGAAAGAGCGCGACCAGGCGATCTCCGCCAATCTGGAAACCATCCGGCGGCAGGTGAACCAGTTGACCACCCTGAACCAAGCCAGCGCGGCCATCACCTCGACGCTCGATCTCGACAAACTGCTGACGACCGTCCTTCATCTGCTGCTCGACAACCTGGGCTTCGCCCGGACGATCCTGATCCTCTACGACAGCGAGCGGGGAATCGCCTACACGGGTCGCGTCGCGGGCGTTCCGCCCGACGTGGAACGGAAAGCCCGGTCGCTGGAAATTCCGGTGCAGGACGACGGAAGCCTCGACGCGGATCTGCTGCTTCACGGCAAGCCGGTGCTCGCGCTCAACATCGAGACGGTGGCGCAGCGCATGCATCCCGACATGAAGTCACTCGCCATGGAGGTCGGCATCATCTCGTTCGTCGCCGTGCCCCTCCGCAGCAAGCAGCGCGTCCTTGGCTACCTGGCGGCGGACCGGGGCAGCCCCCGCTGCACGCAAGAGGACCTCGAACTGCTGATGACGGTCGCCAGCCACGTCGCGGTGGCGCTGGACAACGCTCGCGCCTACCTCGAACTGGAACTGCTCACACAGACGCTCGAAAAGCGCGTGCAGGAGCGGACGCAGGAATTGCGGGCGGCGAACGAGGCGCTCGAAGAGCAGGACAAGCGCCGCGCGGCGTTCATCAAGGTCGCCTCACACCAAATGCGCACGCCCATGGCGGTGATCAGCGGCAGCGTGGACAACATGTTGGATGGTTTGACCGGAGCGTTGACGGAGAAACAGTCGACATACCTGCTCCGAATGAAGAAAAACGTGGCCGACCTCACGGACCTCATCAACCGGCTGTTGAGCTGGATGGAGATCGACCCCCGGCGCGCGCAACTGACGCTCACGCGGTGTTCGCTGTGGGAGATCATTACGGATTTGGTCGAGAGCCTACAGATGATGGCGGAGAAAGAGGGGGTCAAGCTGGTGGTCAAGCCCGCGCCCAACCTCCCCCCGATCATGGCCGATCGGAGTTGGATCAGGGAGGTGTTCTCCAATCTCATCAACAACGCCATTAAGTTCACGCCGCCCGGGGGCCAGGTCGCGATCGAGTTTCTCGTCCGGGACGACGGGTTCCTCCAAACCTGCATCACCGACACGGGCTGCGGCATCGATGCGCAGGAATTGCCTAAGCTCTTCCACGAATTCGTCAAAATCATATCGAGTCGTCCCGACAAACAGGGGTCCCGTCTCGGCCTGGCCATCTGCAAGCAAGCTATCGAGCTTCACGGCGGGACGATTTGGGTGGAAAGCCGGCTCGGCGAAGGCAGCCGCTTCTTCTTTACACTCCCGCTCGACGCACGGGTGACCTGA
- a CDS encoding PAS domain S-box protein: MPAPSVLIVDDNPDIRDSLSDMLIHEGYAVESVGYGADAIQHIKQKRYGAAILDMQLPDLDGLSVLKVITELDPNLPIVVITAYGTNENRSGSLTRGAFAYLTKPYDSGEVKAILRRAFSVKGLEVRAEHVEQALRASEARFRTLVESATDAIVLADHRGHIISWNQAAERLFGYSKQDALGRPVTILMPARYRPSNEAALARLERTGQSTLVGKTLEFTGLTKSGQEFPLELSLASWTTKDGTYYSGIIRDISERKRAEDALRRLSRHNQLLLDSAGDGIYGLDLEGRTTFVNPAAARMLGWEIADLLGRPMHDFVHHAHGDGSPYPPEACPIYAALKDGAVHQVHNEVFWRKDGTGFPVEYVSTPIHEEGALVGAVVVFKDISERKRAESLQQTQLAISHVLAAADTLEDAAPHILQAVCDTAGWELGVLWLMDHGARALRCETIWQKPDAGLDEFAALSRATTLPPGVGLPGRVWSAGDAAWILDVVNDPNFPRAPAAARVGLHAAFAFPIRVGGHLHGVIEFFSRAVRELDGTLLKMMADIGMKIGQFVERKQAAQALVRAYEETEKILASLPGAILIVDSREEIVYANALAVQYFGGYDRATLVRRRLHDALKLPPPARERLERELAAVRAGNPRPPDPEFEADKRVYRYRLFPLMLRAGEPPRTGMIIWDVTEERQLQDHLLQTEKLASLGTMVSGMAHEINNPAQAILGMAELLLEERDLERVREYAADIIAYAKHVSGVARDFAGYTRLTSRDGECEVDLRERLAEGVKMVRRGPHFGYVEVVTTFEPVPLLRARKAEIDQLFINLINNAVQAMNGRGRLTLSTAVEQEQIIVRVDDTGCGIPKAMLHKIFDPFFTTKEPGKGTGLGLSIVYRIVAKYGGTLGVESEEGKGTRFIIRFPLHGG, encoded by the coding sequence ATGCCCGCTCCCTCGGTCCTCATTGTGGACGACAACCCCGACATCCGCGATTCACTCAGCGATATGTTGATCCACGAAGGGTACGCCGTCGAGAGCGTCGGGTACGGCGCCGACGCCATCCAGCACATCAAGCAGAAGCGGTACGGGGCGGCCATCCTCGACATGCAACTCCCCGACCTGGACGGCCTGTCGGTGCTCAAGGTCATCACGGAGCTGGACCCGAACTTGCCTATCGTGGTCATTACGGCGTACGGCACCAACGAGAACCGGTCGGGGTCGCTGACCCGCGGCGCGTTCGCCTACCTGACCAAGCCGTACGATTCCGGAGAGGTCAAGGCGATCCTGCGGCGGGCCTTCTCCGTCAAAGGTCTCGAGGTGCGGGCTGAGCACGTCGAGCAGGCGTTGCGGGCCAGCGAGGCGCGATTCCGCACGCTGGTCGAATCCGCCACCGACGCCATCGTGCTCGCCGATCACCGGGGGCACATCATCTCCTGGAACCAGGCGGCGGAGCGCCTGTTCGGCTATAGCAAGCAGGACGCGCTGGGCCGGCCGGTGACGATCCTCATGCCCGCGCGCTACCGACCGTCCAACGAGGCGGCCCTGGCGCGGCTGGAACGCACCGGCCAGTCCACGCTGGTCGGGAAAACCCTGGAATTCACGGGCCTCACGAAATCCGGGCAGGAGTTTCCCCTGGAACTGTCGCTCGCGTCGTGGACCACGAAGGACGGCACCTATTACAGCGGCATCATCCGCGACATCAGCGAGCGCAAGCGGGCCGAGGACGCGCTGCGCCGGCTCAGCCGCCACAACCAACTCCTGCTCGATTCGGCCGGCGACGGCATCTACGGCCTCGACCTCGAAGGACGCACCACGTTCGTCAACCCGGCCGCGGCCCGCATGCTGGGCTGGGAGATCGCCGATCTGCTCGGCCGGCCCATGCACGATTTCGTCCACCACGCGCATGGCGACGGCAGTCCCTACCCGCCGGAAGCCTGCCCGATTTATGCCGCGCTCAAGGACGGCGCCGTCCACCAGGTGCACAACGAGGTCTTCTGGAGGAAGGACGGCACCGGCTTTCCGGTCGAGTACGTGAGCACGCCCATCCACGAAGAGGGCGCGCTCGTCGGCGCCGTCGTGGTCTTCAAGGACATCAGCGAGCGGAAACGGGCCGAAAGCCTTCAGCAAACCCAGTTGGCGATCAGCCACGTCCTGGCGGCGGCGGACACCCTCGAGGACGCGGCGCCGCACATTCTGCAAGCGGTCTGCGACACCGCCGGATGGGAACTGGGGGTCCTGTGGCTCATGGATCACGGCGCCCGCGCGCTGCGGTGCGAGACCATCTGGCAGAAGCCGGACGCCGGTCTGGACGAATTCGCGGCGCTCAGCCGCGCGACGACGCTGCCGCCCGGCGTCGGGTTGCCGGGCCGTGTGTGGTCCGCCGGCGACGCCGCCTGGATCCTCGACGTCGTCAACGATCCGAATTTCCCGCGGGCGCCGGCCGCCGCCCGCGTCGGCCTGCACGCCGCCTTCGCCTTTCCCATTCGCGTGGGTGGTCACCTCCACGGGGTCATCGAATTCTTCAGCCGCGCCGTTCGCGAGCTGGACGGCACGTTGCTCAAGATGATGGCCGACATCGGCATGAAGATCGGCCAATTCGTCGAGCGGAAGCAGGCCGCCCAGGCGCTGGTGCGGGCGTACGAAGAAACCGAAAAGATTCTCGCCAGCCTCCCCGGCGCCATCCTGATCGTCGACAGCCGGGAGGAGATCGTGTACGCCAACGCGCTGGCCGTGCAGTATTTCGGAGGGTACGACCGCGCGACACTGGTCCGGCGTCGCCTGCATGACGCGCTCAAGCTCCCGCCGCCCGCCCGCGAACGACTCGAGCGCGAGCTGGCCGCCGTCCGCGCGGGCAACCCCCGGCCGCCGGACCCCGAGTTCGAGGCGGACAAGCGGGTCTATCGGTACCGCCTGTTTCCCCTGATGCTGCGCGCCGGCGAGCCGCCGCGGACGGGCATGATCATCTGGGACGTGACGGAGGAACGGCAGCTCCAGGATCACTTGCTGCAGACCGAAAAGCTGGCCAGCCTCGGCACGATGGTCTCCGGCATGGCCCATGAGATCAACAATCCCGCCCAGGCCATCCTGGGCATGGCGGAACTGCTGCTGGAAGAACGGGACCTGGAGAGGGTTCGCGAGTACGCCGCGGATATCATCGCCTACGCGAAACACGTCTCCGGCGTCGCCCGCGACTTCGCCGGCTATACCCGCTTGACGTCCCGAGACGGAGAATGCGAGGTGGACCTCCGTGAGCGGTTGGCCGAGGGGGTCAAGATGGTGCGGCGCGGCCCGCATTTCGGGTATGTCGAGGTCGTGACGACCTTCGAGCCCGTTCCGTTGCTCCGCGCCCGCAAGGCGGAGATCGACCAGCTCTTCATCAATCTGATCAACAACGCCGTCCAGGCGATGAACGGCCGCGGCCGCCTGACCCTTTCCACGGCGGTCGAACAGGAGCAGATCATCGTCCGCGTCGACGACACCGGGTGCGGCATCCCGAAGGCGATGCTGCATAAAATTTTCGATCCGTTTTTCACCACCAAAGAGCCGGGAAAAGGCACGGGCTTGGGATTGAGCATCGTGTACCGCATCGTCGCCAAATACGGGGGGACGCTCGGCGTCGAGAGCGAAGAAGGAAAAGGCACCCGATTCATCATCAGGTTTCCGCTCCATGGCGGGTAA
- a CDS encoding response regulator: protein MHAQSEDSPTGRLGRVLVVDDEASVRKPITLSLQKAGYEVIEAENGEQAIETLNAGDNPLLVDTILCDIRMPKINGIDAIAYFRSQYPSIPVVVLTGYPDAELAVSLMKAGVRDYLVKPATKDDLLRIIRHAVEHHELFKDQFVA from the coding sequence ATGCACGCGCAGTCCGAAGATTCGCCGACCGGACGGCTCGGCCGCGTCCTGGTCGTCGACGACGAGGCGTCGGTCCGGAAGCCGATCACCCTGTCGTTGCAAAAGGCCGGCTATGAAGTGATCGAAGCGGAGAACGGCGAGCAGGCAATCGAGACGTTGAACGCGGGGGACAACCCGCTTTTGGTGGACACGATTCTATGCGACATCCGCATGCCGAAGATCAACGGGATCGACGCCATCGCGTATTTTCGGTCGCAATATCCTTCGATTCCGGTGGTCGTGCTGACCGGCTATCCGGATGCCGAGCTGGCCGTGTCGCTGATGAAGGCGGGCGTGCGGGATTACCTGGTCAAACCGGCCACGAAAGACGACCTGCTCCGGATCATCCGGCACGCGGTCGAGCACCACGAGCTGTTCAAGGATCAGTTCGTCGCATAA
- a CDS encoding 2OG-Fe(II) oxygenase codes for MQITTGLVAEAVEQAVAALDFERVKKEYWDQNEFVYLKEFLPRAVVEALLVPQAQSVKSELNRNYIPGRKKGGSVSYFTVIEKAPRFLDLYRSPAFMNFLDRLVDARVTLCPDHDPHSCALYYYTEPGDHIGFHYDTSYYKGARYTILMGLVDRSDHCRLVCELYKDVPGKTPRHLELKTEPGDLVIFNGDKLWHAVTPLAEGEERIVLTMEYVTNPEMGPFKRIYSNLKDAFGYFGLRTVFTRGSKPRVASSE; via the coding sequence ATGCAGATAACGACTGGGCTCGTTGCCGAGGCCGTCGAGCAGGCGGTGGCCGCGCTTGATTTCGAGCGGGTGAAGAAGGAGTACTGGGATCAGAATGAGTTCGTCTATCTCAAGGAGTTCCTGCCTCGGGCGGTGGTCGAGGCGCTCCTGGTGCCGCAGGCCCAATCCGTCAAATCGGAGCTGAACCGCAATTACATCCCGGGCCGGAAGAAAGGGGGCAGCGTCAGCTACTTCACGGTCATCGAGAAGGCGCCCCGCTTTCTCGATCTGTACCGCTCACCGGCGTTCATGAATTTTCTCGACCGGCTGGTCGACGCCCGGGTGACGCTCTGTCCGGACCACGATCCCCATTCCTGCGCCCTCTACTACTACACGGAGCCCGGAGACCATATCGGATTTCACTACGACACGTCTTACTACAAAGGCGCCCGCTACACGATCCTGATGGGGCTGGTGGATCGGTCCGACCACTGCCGGCTGGTGTGCGAGCTCTATAAAGATGTTCCGGGCAAAACCCCCCGGCATCTCGAGCTGAAGACCGAGCCCGGCGACCTGGTCATCTTCAACGGGGACAAGCTCTGGCACGCGGTCACGCCGCTGGCCGAGGGCGAGGAGCGGATCGTCCTGACGATGGAGTATGTGACCAACCCGGAGATGGGGCCCTTCAAACGGATCTATTCCAACCTGAAGGACGCCTTCGGCTACTTCGGGCTGCGGACCGTCTTCACGCGGGGAAGCAAGCCGCGAGTAGCGAGCAGCGAATAG
- a CDS encoding outer membrane lipoprotein carrier protein LolA: MSCLLAFSFWSVLPARAAEEGTEDKALREVREVVKKVQARYEQTKDLQAEFTQKTRIEGFATAIASSGRVYIKKPGRLRWDYVEPSVEEIYVNHDDVKMYVPEHKQVLVGKLTQMAASKAPLELLQGAAKLEEQFVIEPTPGKARGAGGLPLVTLLPKRRDSEAVRTLDRIVMEVQPKTYFIKSLSLHEISGNVATFEFNGLKPNTGLKDAVFEFQVPPGVEVVKAPALSPP, from the coding sequence GTGTCTTGCTTGCTGGCCTTTTCCTTTTGGTCGGTTCTACCGGCCCGCGCGGCTGAGGAGGGGACGGAGGACAAGGCGCTCAGGGAAGTCAGAGAGGTTGTGAAGAAGGTGCAGGCGCGGTATGAGCAGACGAAGGACCTGCAGGCGGAGTTTACCCAGAAAACCAGGATCGAAGGCTTTGCAACGGCGATCGCGTCCTCCGGCCGGGTGTATATCAAGAAGCCGGGGCGGCTGCGGTGGGATTACGTGGAGCCGTCCGTCGAGGAGATTTACGTCAACCACGACGACGTGAAGATGTACGTGCCCGAGCACAAGCAAGTGCTGGTCGGCAAGTTGACGCAGATGGCGGCCTCGAAGGCGCCGTTGGAACTGCTGCAGGGGGCGGCCAAGCTGGAGGAGCAGTTCGTCATCGAACCGACGCCCGGCAAAGCTCGCGGGGCGGGAGGGCTGCCGCTCGTCACGCTGCTGCCCAAGCGGAGGGATTCGGAAGCGGTCCGCACGCTGGACCGGATCGTAATGGAGGTCCAACCGAAGACGTATTTCATCAAGAGCCTCTCGCTACACGAGATCAGCGGGAACGTCGCGACCTTCGAATTCAACGGGCTCAAGCCGAACACGGGCTTGAAGGACGCGGTGTTTGAATTCCAGGTGCCGCCCGGCGTCGAAGTGGTCAAAGCGCCGGCGCTGAGCCCGCCGTAG
- a CDS encoding DNA translocase FtsK 4TM domain-containing protein translates to MGVSTTAKRGDARSASSRSSHLQREIIGVLLIALSLLTLLSLVSFVPGDVQSVGAGSSAETPAHNLIGTAGAFLAAVLFHVIGAAAYVFPFALGLLGVRCFTQGWVGVTVRGAISSLAFLLLLSALFHLEVVGVPTWSSGLVSRGMAGGVCGRFIADGLRAYFASTGAHIIILAGLVVSLLGVVPVSLLGLSRRVPAWWGSVKEAASALMPERSGGEEREEAGRRAKPKTARMNRATGADEIDEEEELELPAMPELPRIRTGAKPVPKPAEEADPEPDVTPPRVVSTGYVLPDPNELLSDPSGPLARMTEEELKAQSDVLTRALLSFGIEGKVTEVHPGPVVTMYEFEPAPGVKVARIVNLADDLALALKAMSLRIVAPLPGKSVVGIEVPNRYRETVSFKEVVTSDAFTRSRSKLTLALGKDIFGVPVTADLKAMPHLLVAGATGAGKSVSLNTMLLSILFSARPDEVKLLLIDPKMLELQSYDGIPHLLRPVITDPKSAARGLGWVVQEMERRYKLLAEAGVRNIDAYNRRVAAAQGVLPEGKSAGAPEQTELPIRFLSEEERLSAGESAAPEGSAAGAATPPQTPPEPLPYIVVMIDELADLMMVAPKDVEDKIARLAQMARAAGIHLVLATQRPSVDVITGLIKANFPARIAFQVSSKTDSRTILDANGAEALLGKGDMLYLASGTGRITRLHGSFVADDDVRRVVEFVKQQAAPTYSEELQALRQEEAAEEEQQDEVYEQAKEIVLSSGQASASLIQRRLRVGYPRAARMIERMEQEGLVSAPARDGRREVLGRRGPVGEEV, encoded by the coding sequence ATGGGTGTATCCACCACGGCAAAGCGCGGTGACGCCCGCAGTGCTTCTTCCCGTTCTTCCCATCTCCAGCGCGAGATCATCGGCGTCCTGCTCATCGCGCTGAGTCTCCTGACGTTGCTGAGTCTCGTCTCCTTCGTGCCCGGAGATGTCCAGTCGGTCGGGGCGGGATCGTCCGCCGAGACACCCGCGCACAACCTTATCGGCACGGCCGGCGCGTTCCTGGCGGCCGTGTTGTTTCACGTCATCGGCGCCGCCGCCTACGTCTTCCCGTTCGCCTTGGGGCTCTTGGGGGTCCGCTGCTTCACGCAAGGGTGGGTCGGGGTGACGGTTCGCGGCGCGATCAGCTCGCTGGCGTTCCTGCTGCTGTTGAGCGCTTTGTTCCATCTGGAGGTCGTCGGCGTGCCGACCTGGTCGAGCGGGTTGGTCTCCCGCGGGATGGCGGGCGGGGTCTGCGGCCGGTTCATCGCGGACGGCCTGCGCGCGTATTTCGCCAGCACCGGCGCCCACATCATCATCCTGGCCGGTCTGGTGGTGTCGTTGTTGGGCGTGGTGCCGGTGTCGCTGCTGGGCCTGTCTCGACGGGTGCCGGCGTGGTGGGGGTCCGTAAAAGAAGCGGCGTCGGCGCTGATGCCCGAACGATCCGGGGGCGAAGAGCGAGAAGAGGCCGGGCGGAGAGCCAAGCCCAAGACGGCGCGGATGAACCGGGCTACCGGGGCCGACGAGATCGACGAGGAAGAAGAGCTTGAACTCCCGGCGATGCCGGAGCTGCCGCGCATTCGCACCGGCGCCAAGCCCGTCCCCAAGCCCGCGGAGGAGGCGGACCCGGAGCCCGACGTGACGCCGCCGAGGGTCGTGTCCACTGGCTACGTGCTGCCGGATCCGAACGAACTCTTGAGCGATCCTTCCGGCCCGTTGGCGCGCATGACCGAGGAGGAGCTGAAGGCGCAGTCCGATGTGCTGACGCGCGCGCTCTTGAGTTTCGGCATCGAGGGCAAGGTCACGGAAGTTCATCCGGGACCGGTGGTGACGATGTACGAATTCGAGCCGGCGCCCGGCGTCAAGGTCGCCCGCATCGTGAACCTGGCCGACGACCTGGCCCTGGCCCTGAAAGCGATGAGCCTGCGGATCGTCGCGCCCTTGCCCGGCAAATCGGTGGTCGGGATCGAGGTGCCGAACCGCTACCGCGAAACCGTGTCGTTCAAAGAAGTGGTCACGAGCGACGCCTTCACGCGATCACGGTCCAAGCTGACGTTGGCGCTGGGCAAAGACATTTTCGGCGTGCCCGTCACCGCCGATCTGAAAGCCATGCCGCATCTCCTGGTCGCCGGCGCGACGGGAGCCGGCAAGAGCGTCAGCCTCAACACGATGCTGCTGAGCATTTTGTTTTCCGCCAGGCCGGACGAAGTCAAGCTGCTCTTGATCGACCCGAAGATGCTGGAGTTGCAGTCCTACGACGGCATTCCGCATTTGCTGCGGCCCGTGATCACCGATCCCAAGTCGGCGGCCCGGGGACTCGGCTGGGTCGTGCAGGAGATGGAGCGCCGCTACAAACTGTTGGCCGAGGCGGGGGTGCGCAATATCGACGCCTACAACCGGCGGGTCGCCGCGGCTCAGGGCGTGCTGCCGGAAGGCAAGTCGGCCGGCGCTCCGGAGCAGACCGAGTTGCCGATCCGTTTTCTGTCCGAAGAAGAGAGGCTGTCCGCCGGCGAGAGCGCCGCTCCCGAGGGGAGCGCGGCCGGGGCGGCTACGCCGCCGCAGACTCCGCCGGAGCCGTTGCCGTACATCGTCGTCATGATCGACGAACTGGCCGATCTCATGATGGTGGCGCCGAAAGACGTGGAGGACAAGATCGCGCGGCTGGCGCAGATGGCCCGCGCGGCCGGCATTCATCTCGTGCTGGCGACCCAGCGTCCCTCGGTGGATGTCATCACGGGACTGATCAAGGCCAACTTCCCGGCGCGGATCGCGTTCCAGGTGTCCTCGAAGACCGACTCGCGGACCATTCTCGACGCGAACGGTGCGGAGGCGCTGCTGGGAAAAGGCGATATGCTGTATCTCGCCTCCGGCACGGGACGGATCACCCGCCTCCACGGCTCCTTTGTGGCCGACGACGACGTCCGGCGCGTGGTCGAGTTCGTCAAGCAGCAGGCCGCGCCGACCTACAGCGAGGAACTGCAGGCGCTGCGCCAAGAAGAAGCGGCCGAGGAGGAGCAGCAGGACGAAGTGTACGAGCAGGCCAAAGAGATCGTGTTGTCCTCCGGGCAGGCGTCGGCCTCGCTGATCCAACGCCGGCTGCGCGTCGGGTACCCGCGGGCGGCGCGGATGATCGAACGGATGGAGCAGGAGGGGTTGGTGAGCGCGCCGGCGCGGGATGGGCGGCGCGAGGTGTTGGGAAGGCGCGGGCCGGTGGGGGAAGAAGTTTGA